The Planctomycetaceae bacterium nucleotide sequence CGAGGCCAGCACGGTTTCTCGGCGCAGACGGCGGATGCGGCTGGGGCTCTTGACGGACTTCAAGTGCCCGGCCCCGGCGCGGTGGCGCATCAGTTTTCCACGACCGGTCACCTTCAACCGCTTGGCGACCGACTTATTCGTTTTCTGCTTCGGCATCTCAGGAACCTCTTGCGCCCCGGCGGGCGGGTCAGATATTAAAGGTCGGTCATTGTACCAAACGCGGCGGGCATGTAAAGGGCGGGCCGGAAAATTCTCAAGTCAGGGATTCAGCGCCGTGGCGGCAGGGCCGAGCCCGCCAGCCACGGGCCCTGGGGTCACAGGCTGGAACTCACAGGCTGGAAAGCCTGTGCCACCTACGCTGAAGGCGCCGGCTGCGTGTTGACTTCCGCAGGCGTCGGTCGCGGCGCGGGCGTCTCGCTCTTGTCGTCGCGGCCTGCACCGCCGCCGCTTTCGGATGGAGCGGCCTTGGGCGGCGTCGTTCCGCCGGGGACCATCAGCATGGTGATTCGGCGGCCTTCGCGGTGGAAGTCCTGCTCGATCTTGGCCACGTCGGCGAGGTTGGCCTTGATCTGGGTGAAGACCTTGTAGCCCTCATCGATGTGGGCCAGTTCTCGCCCGCGGAATCGCAGGGTGAACTGCACGCGGTCGCCGCGGGCGAGGAAGCCGCGGGCGTGCTCGGTCTTGATCATCAGATCGTGGTCGCCGATCTTGGGCGTGCGGATGCGGATTTCCTTCAGCTCGACCTCGTGCCGCTTGGACCGCCCCTTGCGTTCTTTCTTCTGCTGGGCGTACTTCCACTTGCCGTAGTCCATGATGCGGCAGACGGGCGGGCGCGAGCCCGGAGCCACCTCGACCAGGTCCAGACCGGCTATGCGGGCACGCTCCTTGGCGTCGCCCAACTCGACGATTCCGATCTGGGCGTCGTTCTCGTCGATCAGCCGAATGGGTGAAATGCGAATCTGCTCGTTCCGTCTGAGGCTCTTGCCGGTATTCACTGCGAATTTCTTAATCGTTCATCTCCTGAATCTAGCCATCGATATCATCGGCCCGCGGCGGGCCGTTGCCTGTAATGATTTATTGTATCCGCTCAGGGCCGGTTACCCAAGAGCGGTGTTCGCGAACGCGCGGCGATTTCTTTTCGCAGCGCCGCCACGAAATCGTCCAGCGCCATGGCCCCGTGGTCGCCCTCGGTGCGGTGGCGCACCGCCACGTTGCGGGCGTCCTGCTCGCGCTGGCCGATCACGGCCATGTACGGGACCTTGTCCAGCGTGGCGTTGCGGATCTTGGCGCCGATCTTCTCGGGGGAATCGTCGACCTGCGTTCGGATGCCCGCCTCGCGGAGGGCGGCGGCCACTTCGCCGGCGTAGTCGTTGAACCGCTCGGAGACGCTCAGCACCGCCACCTGCACCGGGGACAGCCACAGCGGAAACGCCCCGGCGAAATGCTCGATCAGAATTCCGATGAACCGCTCGGGCGAGCCCAGCGGCGCGCGGTGGACCATCACCGGGCGGTGGGGGGCGTTGTCCGGACCGATGTAGTTCAGCTCGAACCGCTGAGGCAGATTGTAGTCCACCTGGATGGTCCCGAGCTGCCACTCGCGGCCGATGCAGTCCTTGACCACGAAGTCGATCTTGGGCCCGTAGAACGCCGCCTCGCCGCGTTCCTCGGTGAAGCTCATGCCCAGGCGCGTCACCACGTTGCGGATGTTCCCCTCGGCGCGGTCCCAGTCCTGGCTGGCCCCGGTGTACTTGGCGTCGTCGGGGTCGCGCAGGCCGATTCGCACGCGGTAGTCGTCCAGGCCCAGCGTCGCCAGGCACAGGCGCGTCAGGTCGACGCACGACTCGATCTCGCTTTCGAGCTGCTCGGCGGTGCAGAAGATGTGGGCGTCGTCCTGGGTGAAGCCGCGCACCCGCGTCAGGCCCGACAGCTCGCCCGACTGCTCGAAGCGGTACACCGTGCCGAACTCCGACAACCGCATCGGCAGGTCGCGGTAGCTGCGCTGCTGGCAGCCGTAAATCTGAATGTGGAACGGGCAGTTCATCGGCTTGAGCAGCATGCCGTCTTCGCGCCCCTGCGTGTCGCGGGTTTGCGAGAGGTAGCGTGCCTTGGCCAGGCGCTCCCACGCCGCGGCGCCCCAAGGATATCGCGAGGCGTCGATGCCGGCGGCCTCGACGAGCTCGCGCTCCTGCGCCAGCGGTTCGTCGGCCGACTCGCCGCGCGTGTTGAGCAGGTCGACCAGGGCGTCGAGCAGGTTCTTGCCCTCGGCGGTGCGGGCGGGCACCATCGTCGGGAACAGCCCGTGCTCGTAGTACGGGTAGTGCCCGCTGGTGCGCCACAGGTCCAGCTTGCCGATGTGCGGCGTGATGACGCTCTGATAGCCGCGCTTGAGCAGCTCGCCCCGCAACCAGCCCTCGAGCTCCATGCGGATGATCGTGCCCTTGGGCAGCCACAGCGGCAGGCCCGGGCCGACCTTGTCGCTGAAGTGGAACAGGCCAAGCTGCTTGCCCAGCACGCGGTGGTCGCGCTTGCGGGCTTCCTCGACGCGCGCCAGGTGCGCCTCGAGCGCCGCGGCGTCGAAGAACGCGATCCCGTAGATCCGCGTGAGCATCTTGTTCTTTTCGTCGCCGCGCCAGTACGCCCCGGCCGTCGAGATCAGCTTGAACGCCTTGCCGACCTTGCCGGTGTGGGGCAGGTGCGGGCCGCGGCAGAGGTCCAGGAAGTCGCCCTGGCGGTACAGGCTGACGGTGGCGACGTGCTCGTCGCGCACCAGGTCGTCGATCATCTCGATCTTGTAATCCTGCCCCAATTGCGCGAACAGGTCCTTCGCCTGGTCGGGCGTCAGGTCCTGGCGATGCAGCGGCGTCTTGGCCGAGACGATCTGCTTCATCTGCGACTCGATCTTTGCCAGGTCCTCAGCCGTCACCGGCCGGGGCAGATCGAAGTCGTAATAGAAGCCATACTGGAAGTCGTCCATCAGCGCCGGACCGATGGTGTACTTGACCTCCGGTCCAAAAAGCTGCACGACGGCCTGGGCCATCACGTGGGCGGCCGTGTGGCGCAGCACTTCCAGCGACTGCGCGTCGCGGTCCGTAAGGATCTTCAGTTCATGCGTGCCTTCGCCGATGGGCGTGTCGAGGTCGACGCTCTTGCCGTCGACCACAGCCGCCAGGGCGGCGCGGGCCAGGCCCTGCGAGATGTTCTCTGCCACAGCCAGCGCCGTCACGGGAGATTCAAAGGTGCGCTCGCTGCCGTCGGGAAGTTTTACGATCGTGCTCATCGGGGGTCAGTGTAACACGAAGCCTTTACAGTGCAAAGAGGGGAATGGGAGGGAATAGGACCTGTAGGACGGATAGGACCTATATTCCCGGGTGGCATGGCGACACGCGACGCGGGTCGCCATGATGGTTGCGCAATGTTGGGCGCCCATGGCGACCCGCAAAAAAACGCGTGTCGCCATGCCACCCCCTAGGATCTAGGACCTAGGACCTAGGATCTTCTTCCTCACGCCCAGCGCACCTTCGCCAGGTCGCAGGCGTTGGGCAGCAGGTCGTTGCGGGGCATGACGCGAACGGTGTAGCCGGTCATGCCGCTGTGGCCGCAGGGCATCTCCACGGCGTACGTCACGTGGTGGTCGTCCTGGCGGACCTGCTCCATCTTGAGCGGCTGGCCGCTGTTGAGCTGTCCATCCTCATCGAGGCGGCCGTGATACAACTCCACCTGCAGATCCACCGGTCGCAGCGGTCCGGTGCTCAGGACGGCTTCGATGTGTACGGTCTTGCCCACGCGGGCGCCGTCGCCGCCGGCGGCGATGCTGTCCGAAACGCTCTCGATGCGGACCTTGTCGAACTCCTGGCTGACCCACTGGCGCCATCCCGCCAGCGAGCGGGCCTGCTGCAGGTTGTCGGCGGTCAGGCGGTCCCACCAGTTGGCCGCCGGGGCGTAATACGTCTCGGCGTACTGGCGCACCATGCGGTTGGTGTTGTAGACCGGGGCGAGCTGGCGCATGGCGGCCTTGGACATCGCGATCCACTTGCGGGGCACCTTGTCGCCGCCGCGGTCGTAGAACAGCGGGATGACTTCCTTTTCCAGCAGGTCGTAGAGCGCCTGGCTCTCGACGGCGTTCTGGTACTCCAGGTCGTCGTACGACTCGCCCGAGCCGATCGCCCAGCCGACCTCGGGGCTGTAGCCTTCGGCCCACCAGCCGTCAAGAATCGAGACGTTGAGCCCGCCGTTTGCGGCCACCTTCATGCCGCTGGTTCCGGAGGCCTCCATCGGGCGCAGCGGGGTGTTGAGCCACACGTCGACGCCCTGGACGAGATAGCGCGCGACGTTCATGTCGTAGTCTTCCAGGAAGACCATGTTGCGGCGGAAGGGTTCCTGCCGCGTCCCATGAACGATCTGGCGGATGAGGTCCTTGCCCGGGTTGTCGCGCGGGTGCGCCTTGCCCGCGAAGATGAACTGCACGGGGCGGTCCTTGTTGCCCAGCAGGGCCGCGAGGCGGTCGAGATTGGCCAGAATCAGGTTGGCCCGTTTGTACGTGGCGAACCGGCGGGCGAACCCGATTGTCAGCGCTTCGCTGTCCAGCGCTTCTTCGGCCAGCGCCAATTCCGCCGATCCGGCGCCGCGCGCCAGGGCTTGGGAATGCAGGCGTTTGCGGGCGAAGGCCACCAGCCGCTCGCGCCGGCGCTCGTGCGTGCGCCACAGCTCGGTGTCGGGGATCTGGTCGACGGACTTCCAGACGCTGGTGTCGGCGGGCTTCTCGTGCCAGTCGGGCCCGAGGTAGCGGTCGTAGAGGCTGGCCAGGTCGTCGCTGATCCACGAGCGCGTGTTGATGCCGTTGGTGATCGAGCCGATGGGCAGCTCGCCGACGGGCAGACCGTTCCAGACGCCCGACCAGAGCTGGCGCGTCACTTCGCCGTGAAGCTTGCTGACGCCGTTGCGGAAGGTACACAGGCGCATCGCCAGCACCGGCAGCGAGACCGGTTCGTCCCGCGCGCCGTTCTGCTGGCCCATCGCCAGGAACTGGTCGCGCCCCAGGCCCAGGCGCGGCCAATAGTGCGAGAAATACTTGTCGATCAGCCACGAGTCGAAGGCGTCGTTGCCGGCAGGCACCGGCGTGTGCGTGGTGAAGATGTTCGAGGCCGCCACCGCCTCGCGGGCTTCGGCCAGCGAGATGTGCCGCTCTTCCATCAGCAGGCGGATGCGTTCCAGCGCCAGGAACGCCGAGTGCCCCTCGTTCATGTGGTAGGCCTTGGGATGCACGCCCAGGGCGTGGAGCATCCGCACGCCACCGATGCCGATGACGATCTCCTGGCGGATGCGCATCTCCTGGTCGCCGCCGTAAAGCTGCCCGGTGATGTGGCGGTCCTCGGGCGAGTTCTCGGGAACGTTGGTGTCCAGCAGGTACAGGCTGATGCGCCCCACCTGCGCCCGCCACGCCTGCACGCGAACGTTGTGTCCGGGGAACTCGATGTCGATGGTGACGGCGCGGCCGTCAGCGTCTCGCATCAACTGCACGGGCATGTTGTGGAAGTCGTTGCGGGGGAACAATTCGAGCTGCCAGCCGTCGGCGTTGAGCCTCTGGCGGAAGTAGCCCTGCTGATACAGCAGCCCGACGGCGACCAGCGGGATGTCGAGTTCCGAGGCGCTCTTGAGGTGGTCGCCGGCGAGGACGCCCAGGCCGCCGGAGTAGATCGGCAGGCACTCGGTGATGGCGAACTCAGCGCAGAAGTACGCCACCTGGGGCTGATCGGGCAGACCGTAGGTCTTGGGCCACCATCCAGGCCTGGAGAGATAATTCTGCAGATCCTTGTAGACGCGGTCGACGTGGGCGAGGAAGCCTTCGTCCTGGGCCATCTCGTCGAGGCGGCTCTGGTCGATGTGCCCGAGCATGGCCACGGGGTTGTGGTATGACTTCTCCCAGCCCTGGGGGTCCAGACGGCGAAAGACGTCGCGGGCGTCGCCGATCCACGCCCAGCGGAGGTTATACGCGATCTCCACCAGGGGTCGCAGCGGTTCGGGCAGTGACGGTTCGATCTTGAATGTTCTCAGCGGCCTCATCGGATTAAACACCCTCTCTGCGGACCCATGTCCGCCCTTGGGATCGCCCAGACTCTGTAATACATCGGCATTGCGGGGTGATGGATTTACCTCAATCCCTCCGGTCGGGGCCCAGGCAAGAATATCGGGAACTCTCGGCCAGTCCGACCGTCTTAAAGTATAGATTCATCGTCGATGCAACGGTAGTGCGATTGTAGGATGCACAGGGGACTTTGCCAAATGCCCTGGGCGACTACAATGCTTCAGGTAAGCATCTATTGAACCGATGGATATATGGGCGACGCGGGCGCCGCCCCCCGGAGGCCGCGAGAGGAATGGCCAGAAGAATCAGACGATCGAGGATCGCGTCGAAGACGCGACGGGCGCGAAAATGGCCTCGCTTGAGAGGCCAATCGTTGTGGCGCCGCCAGGAGACCGACGCTTCTCCCAAGGGAGAATCTCCGGAAACTACTGGCAGCGGTCCCACGCCCTGCTAATATGCAGCGGGCGGGGGAGTGGGAGATTTCATGAAAGCCTCGCCGGGAAATGTCGTTGCAGTCTTGAGCGTGATGGCTCTTCTGGCGGCCGGTGCGCCAGGCCAGACCGTGCCCCTGCAATCGGGGCGGTTGCTCGACAAGAACATCCAGGTCGGCAGCGGCGGGATCAATGCCCCGACTGGCGGCCAGGGCGGCGTCAATAACCAGCTCTACGTCAGCGGTGCGCTTCAGGGGTACACCTCGCAGATCGCCAACGGACAACTGCTCGACCGCAACACGCAATTGGGCAGCACTGGGTACAACACCGTCGCCGGCGGAGTGGGGGGCGTCAATACCGAGTTGCTGGCCAACCGCGCCCAGAGCGGAACCCTGGCCTTTCGCGGCGAAGTGCCCTACCAGGCCCTGCGCGGTATTCAGACCAGCGGCGCGGGACTGGCCGGTCCGACCGGGCTCAGCGGCCTCCTGCGAAGCAGCGAACCGTACGCCGCCCAGCTCAACGAGGTCTTCTCGCAATATTCCAGCCTCGTCAGCCCTCAGACCGGATCGGCCCCGGTCCCGGGTGCGGCCTCGGCGCCGGAGCTGGCCAAGTTATTCACCTCCGGCGCCAGCGGCGATCTGGCGGCCATGTCCCAGCGATTATTCGGGCCGGCGCCGGTTGTGGAGGGGCAACCCCTGGACAACCAGCTTGGCCAGATGCGACTGAGCGGACGCGTGGACAGCCAGGTCTACAGCCGCGTCGACAGCCAGATCGATCATCGTCTGGACGCTCAGGCGCCCGCTGTGCCGCTGCCGCAGCAGCCGGCGGCGCCGACGGGAGACACCGGCGAGCAGAGTCTGATGATCGACATCCTCAAGCTCCTGGCCACTCAGCGCGA carries:
- the rpmI gene encoding 50S ribosomal protein L35; this encodes MPKQKTNKSVAKRLKVTGRGKLMRHRAGAGHLKSVKSPSRIRRLRRETVLASNYTKMARRLLGI
- the infC gene encoding translation initiation factor IF-3, coding for MNTGKSLRRNEQIRISPIRLIDENDAQIGIVELGDAKERARIAGLDLVEVAPGSRPPVCRIMDYGKWKYAQQKKERKGRSKRHEVELKEIRIRTPKIGDHDLMIKTEHARGFLARGDRVQFTLRFRGRELAHIDEGYKVFTQIKANLADVAKIEQDFHREGRRITMLMVPGGTTPPKAAPSESGGGAGRDDKSETPAPRPTPAEVNTQPAPSA
- the thrS gene encoding threonine--tRNA ligase produces the protein MSTIVKLPDGSERTFESPVTALAVAENISQGLARAALAAVVDGKSVDLDTPIGEGTHELKILTDRDAQSLEVLRHTAAHVMAQAVVQLFGPEVKYTIGPALMDDFQYGFYYDFDLPRPVTAEDLAKIESQMKQIVSAKTPLHRQDLTPDQAKDLFAQLGQDYKIEMIDDLVRDEHVATVSLYRQGDFLDLCRGPHLPHTGKVGKAFKLISTAGAYWRGDEKNKMLTRIYGIAFFDAAALEAHLARVEEARKRDHRVLGKQLGLFHFSDKVGPGLPLWLPKGTIIRMELEGWLRGELLKRGYQSVITPHIGKLDLWRTSGHYPYYEHGLFPTMVPARTAEGKNLLDALVDLLNTRGESADEPLAQERELVEAAGIDASRYPWGAAAWERLAKARYLSQTRDTQGREDGMLLKPMNCPFHIQIYGCQQRSYRDLPMRLSEFGTVYRFEQSGELSGLTRVRGFTQDDAHIFCTAEQLESEIESCVDLTRLCLATLGLDDYRVRIGLRDPDDAKYTGASQDWDRAEGNIRNVVTRLGMSFTEERGEAAFYGPKIDFVVKDCIGREWQLGTIQVDYNLPQRFELNYIGPDNAPHRPVMVHRAPLGSPERFIGILIEHFAGAFPLWLSPVQVAVLSVSERFNDYAGEVAAALREAGIRTQVDDSPEKIGAKIRNATLDKVPYMAVIGQREQDARNVAVRHRTEGDHGAMALDDFVAALRKEIAARSRTPLLGNRP
- the glgP gene encoding alpha-glucan family phosphorylase; the protein is MRPLRTFKIEPSLPEPLRPLVEIAYNLRWAWIGDARDVFRRLDPQGWEKSYHNPVAMLGHIDQSRLDEMAQDEGFLAHVDRVYKDLQNYLSRPGWWPKTYGLPDQPQVAYFCAEFAITECLPIYSGGLGVLAGDHLKSASELDIPLVAVGLLYQQGYFRQRLNADGWQLELFPRNDFHNMPVQLMRDADGRAVTIDIEFPGHNVRVQAWRAQVGRISLYLLDTNVPENSPEDRHITGQLYGGDQEMRIRQEIVIGIGGVRMLHALGVHPKAYHMNEGHSAFLALERIRLLMEERHISLAEAREAVAASNIFTTHTPVPAGNDAFDSWLIDKYFSHYWPRLGLGRDQFLAMGQQNGARDEPVSLPVLAMRLCTFRNGVSKLHGEVTRQLWSGVWNGLPVGELPIGSITNGINTRSWISDDLASLYDRYLGPDWHEKPADTSVWKSVDQIPDTELWRTHERRRERLVAFARKRLHSQALARGAGSAELALAEEALDSEALTIGFARRFATYKRANLILANLDRLAALLGNKDRPVQFIFAGKAHPRDNPGKDLIRQIVHGTRQEPFRRNMVFLEDYDMNVARYLVQGVDVWLNTPLRPMEASGTSGMKVAANGGLNVSILDGWWAEGYSPEVGWAIGSGESYDDLEYQNAVESQALYDLLEKEVIPLFYDRGGDKVPRKWIAMSKAAMRQLAPVYNTNRMVRQYAETYYAPAANWWDRLTADNLQQARSLAGWRQWVSQEFDKVRIESVSDSIAAGGDGARVGKTVHIEAVLSTGPLRPVDLQVELYHGRLDEDGQLNSGQPLKMEQVRQDDHHVTYAVEMPCGHSGMTGYTVRVMPRNDLLPNACDLAKVRWA